A genomic stretch from Chitinophaga lutea includes:
- a CDS encoding ABC transporter ATP-binding protein: protein MTISLNQVGKRFNYDWIFRRFTYTFSGTGHYAILGPNGSGKSTLLQIISGHHHHSEGDVQYLFNEQTLPSDRFFNHCAIVAPYLELVEELSLQECFDFHLHFKSFLPGFSPREIARIVGLEKAWKKQVRNFSSGMKQRARLALAIFSDVPVLLLDEPCTNLDGDGIALYQQLIRDYCGNRLVIVSSNDEAEYGFCREHIRINDYKQ, encoded by the coding sequence ATGACGATCTCGCTTAACCAGGTCGGCAAGCGGTTCAATTACGACTGGATCTTCCGTCGTTTCACCTATACGTTCAGCGGTACAGGCCACTACGCCATACTGGGGCCCAACGGCTCCGGCAAATCCACTTTACTGCAGATCATCAGCGGGCACCATCACCACAGTGAAGGCGATGTGCAATATCTTTTCAACGAACAGACGCTCCCGTCCGACCGGTTTTTCAATCATTGCGCCATCGTGGCTCCCTACCTGGAGCTGGTGGAAGAACTGAGCCTGCAGGAGTGCTTCGATTTCCATCTCCATTTCAAATCTTTCCTTCCCGGCTTTTCACCCCGGGAAATTGCGCGCATCGTAGGCCTCGAAAAAGCCTGGAAAAAACAGGTGCGCAACTTTTCCTCCGGCATGAAACAGCGGGCCCGGCTGGCGCTCGCCATTTTTTCGGACGTGCCGGTGCTGCTGCTCGATGAGCCCTGCACCAACCTCGACGGCGACGGCATCGCCCTCTACCAGCAACTGATCCGCGACTACTGCGGCAACCGCCTCGTGATCGTGAGCTCCAACGACGAAGCCGAATATGGCTTTTGCCGTGAACATATCCGGATCAATGACTATAAACAGTAA
- the lpxA gene encoding acyl-ACP--UDP-N-acetylglucosamine O-acyltransferase: MIHPLTYIHPDAKVAPNVKIDPFTVIHKNVEIGEGTWIGSNVTIMEGARIGKNCRIFPGAVISAIPQDLKFEGEDTIVEIGDNTTIREYVTVNRGTKDRLKTSIGSNCLIMAYSHIAHDCIVGNYCVFSNNTTLAGHITVGDNVVLAGMVAVQQFCKIGNHAFVTGGSLVRKDVPPYVKAAREPLSYVGVNSVGLKRRGFTLEKINHILDIYRVIFVKGNNISKAIRIIEAEFPATDERDEILSFIRDSGRGIMRGYSTRANDDLA, translated from the coding sequence ATGATTCATCCGCTCACATACATCCACCCGGACGCTAAAGTTGCGCCCAACGTAAAAATCGATCCGTTCACCGTTATCCATAAAAATGTTGAGATCGGGGAAGGCACCTGGATTGGTTCCAATGTAACCATCATGGAAGGCGCCCGTATCGGCAAAAACTGCCGCATCTTCCCCGGTGCTGTTATTTCCGCCATTCCACAGGACCTCAAATTCGAAGGCGAGGATACCATCGTGGAAATCGGCGACAATACCACCATCCGCGAATATGTGACCGTTAACCGCGGTACCAAAGACCGGCTGAAGACCTCCATCGGCAGCAACTGCCTCATTATGGCCTACAGCCACATTGCGCACGACTGCATCGTGGGCAATTACTGCGTGTTTTCGAACAACACCACCCTCGCAGGCCACATCACCGTGGGCGACAACGTGGTGCTCGCAGGCATGGTAGCGGTACAGCAGTTCTGTAAAATCGGCAATCACGCTTTCGTAACCGGCGGTTCGCTGGTGAGGAAAGACGTACCGCCCTACGTAAAGGCGGCGCGCGAGCCCCTCTCCTATGTGGGCGTGAACTCCGTGGGGCTTAAACGCAGGGGCTTCACCCTCGAGAAGATCAACCACATCCTGGACATCTACCGCGTCATTTTTGTGAAAGGCAACAATATTTCCAAAGCCATCCGCATCATTGAAGCAGAATTTCCGGCCACGGACGAAAGGGATGAAATACTCTCCTTCATCCGCGATTCCGGGCGCGGCATCATGAGAGGATACAGTACCAGGGCGAATGACGATCTCGCTTAA
- a CDS encoding bifunctional UDP-3-O-[3-hydroxymyristoyl] N-acetylglucosamine deacetylase/3-hydroxyacyl-ACP dehydratase, with product MMENQQSNQQTLQGPVTISGVGLHTGAQVNMTLKPAMPGFGIKFQRIDLPDQPIVKADVDYVVDTARGTTLEHNGARVSTVEHILAALVGMGVDNVLIELNGPEIPIMDGSSIPFIDIIEEAGIQVQDAKKVYYSIDTNINYYDEVKKVEMVALPAVDYRVTALIDFNSQVLGTQHANLKSMSDFKKEIAPCRTFVFLHELEYLLAHNLIKGGDINNAIVVVDRPVTDEELGRLAKAFDREEMSVQQREGILNNAQLHFPNEPARHKLLDVVGDLALIGVPIKAHIIANRPGHASNVEFARKIKQYIKKNKHNRDVPIYDPNQPAIYDVNRIIKTLPHRYPMMLVDKIIELSDTRVVGIKNVTFNEQIFQGHFPGNPVMPGVLICEALAQVGGILALNPMPDPENYDTYFLKIDNCKFKQKVLPGDTMVLKMELLSPIRRGLVEMRGTAFVGNKVVTEADMVAQIVKREGK from the coding sequence ATGATGGAAAATCAGCAGTCGAACCAGCAGACCCTGCAAGGTCCCGTGACCATATCAGGCGTTGGTTTACACACAGGAGCACAGGTGAATATGACTCTCAAGCCGGCCATGCCCGGCTTTGGTATTAAATTCCAGCGCATCGACCTCCCCGACCAGCCGATTGTGAAAGCCGATGTGGATTACGTGGTGGATACCGCCCGCGGCACCACCCTGGAGCACAACGGCGCCCGCGTCAGCACGGTCGAGCACATCCTGGCCGCCCTCGTGGGCATGGGCGTGGATAACGTGCTGATCGAACTGAACGGCCCCGAAATCCCCATCATGGACGGCAGCTCCATCCCCTTCATCGACATCATCGAGGAAGCCGGCATCCAGGTGCAGGACGCCAAAAAGGTCTATTATTCCATCGACACCAATATTAACTATTACGATGAGGTGAAAAAGGTCGAAATGGTGGCTTTGCCCGCCGTTGACTACCGGGTTACCGCCCTCATCGACTTCAATTCCCAGGTACTCGGCACCCAGCACGCCAACCTGAAAAGCATGAGCGATTTCAAAAAAGAAATCGCCCCCTGCCGCACTTTCGTATTCCTCCACGAGCTGGAATACCTGCTGGCCCACAATCTCATCAAGGGAGGCGACATCAACAACGCGATCGTGGTGGTAGACCGCCCGGTGACCGACGAAGAGCTCGGCCGCCTGGCGAAAGCCTTCGACCGCGAGGAAATGTCCGTGCAACAGCGCGAAGGCATCCTCAACAATGCCCAGCTGCACTTCCCCAACGAGCCCGCGCGCCACAAGCTGCTCGACGTGGTGGGCGACCTGGCCCTGATCGGCGTGCCCATCAAGGCGCACATCATCGCCAACCGCCCCGGTCATGCTTCCAACGTGGAGTTTGCCCGCAAAATCAAACAGTACATCAAGAAAAACAAACATAACAGGGACGTGCCCATTTACGATCCCAACCAGCCCGCGATCTATGATGTGAACCGCATCATCAAAACCCTGCCGCACCGGTACCCGATGATGCTGGTAGACAAGATCATCGAGCTGAGCGATACCCGTGTGGTGGGCATCAAGAACGTCACTTTCAACGAACAGATTTTCCAGGGCCACTTCCCCGGTAACCCCGTAATGCCGGGTGTACTGATCTGCGAAGCGCTGGCCCAGGTGGGTGGAATATTGGCGCTGAATCCGATGCCGGATCCGGAAAACTATGATACCTATTTTTTAAAGATCGATAATTGCAAATTCAAACAAAAGGTATTGCCCGGCGATACCATGGTGCTGAAGATGGAGCTCCTGAGCCCCATCCGCAGAGGCCTCGTGGAAATGCGCGGAACGGCATTCGTAGGCAACAAGGTAGTCACCGAGGCTGACATGGTTGCCCAAATTGTAAAACGCGAAGGAAAATAA